In the genome of Curtobacterium sp. MCLR17_036, the window GGACTCGGTGAAGACGCAGAGGTACGAGGCCTCGGTGAACTCGGCGATCTCGACCGCGGCGAGCGTGATCGCGCCACCGAGGGTGCGCGGCTTCGTGCCGAGCGGCGCGATGCGCTCGAGGCCGTGGTCCTCGGTCGACTCGACGATGCGGGCCATCGTGCGGACGGTCTGCACCGGGTACTCGCCGACGCTCGTCTCGCCCGAGAGCATGACCGCGTCCGCGCCGTCGAGGACGGCGTTCGCGACGTCGGACGTCTCGGCGCGGGTGGGGATCGGCGACGAGATCATCGACTCGAGCATCTGCGTCGCGACGATGACGGGCTTCGCCATGCGGCGGGACAGCTCGACGGCGCGCTTCTGCACGATCGGGACGGCCTCGAGCGGGAGTTCGACGCCGAGGTCACCGCGGGCGACCATGATGCTGTCGAAGGCGTCGATGATCTCCTCGAGGGCGTCGACGGCCTGCGGCTTCTCGACCTTGGCGATCACGGGCAGGCGCTTGCCCTCCTCGTCCATGATCTCGTGCGCGCGGTCGACGTCGGCGGCGTTGCGCACGAACGACAGCGCGATGAGGTCTGCGCCCTGGCGGATCGCCCAGCGCAGGTCGGCCTCGTCCTTCTCGCTCAGCGCGGGGACGTTGACGGCGACGCCGGGCAGGTTGATGCCCTTGTTGTTCGAGACGGTGCCGGCGACGACGACCTCGGTGCGGACGCGCACCCCGTCGGTGTCGAGGACGCGCAGGCGCACGCGGCCGTCGTCGATGAGCAGCGGGTCGCCGGGCTCGACGTCCTGGGGCAGGCCCTTGAACGTCGTGCCGCAGATCTCCTTCGTGCCGGGGACGTCCTCGGTGGTGATCGTGAACACGTCGCCGACGGCGAGCTCGTGCGGCCCGTCCGCGAACTTGGCGAGGCGGATCTTCGGACCCTGCAGGTCGACGAGGATCGCGACCGGCTTGCCGAGCTCCTCGGCGGCGCGACGGACGTTCACGTAGTTGGCCTCGTGGACGCTGTAGTCACCGTGGCTGAGGTTCAGTCGGGCGACGTCGACGCCCGCTTCGATGATCTCCTTGACGGTCTCGTACTCCGACGTTGCCGGTCCGAGCGTCGAAACGATCTTTGCGCGTCTCAATGGATTCCTTCGTGGTGGTGGATGGAGCCTTCGGTTTCCACGCTGTGGGGCCGCGCGGAACGAACGAGGCCACCAGCACCCTACCGAGTACTGGTGGCCTCCCGCTCACGTCGAGGTGAGCATCTGGTGGTGGTCCGACATCAGACCGAGATCGCCCGGTCGGTCGCCTTCACCGGGGCCGGCAGGATCGTCGAGCCCTCGAGGTACTCGTCGACCTTCGCGGCGGCGGCGCGACCCTCGGCGATGGCCCAGACGATGAGCGACTGCCCGCGGCCGGCGTCGCCGGCGACGAAGACGCCCGGCTCGTTCGTCGCGTAGTCGGGGCGGCGGTCGATCGCACCGGAGACCGTCGTCGGCAGGCCGAGCTGCGGCTCGATCGTCTCCGACTCGGGGCCGGTGAAACCCATCGCGATGAGCACGAGGTCCGCCGGGATCTCGCGCTCGGTGCCCGCCTTCGGCACGCGTCGGCCGTCGAGGTACTCGGTCTCGGCGACCCGCAGTGCGCGGACCTCGCCGGCCTCGTTCGCCAGGAACTCGACGGTGGAGGCGAGGAAGTGCCGCTCGCCGCCCTCCTCGTGCGCGCTGGTGACCTCGAACACGGTGGGGAACATCGGCCAGGGCTGCTCGGACGGACGCTCGAGCGGCGGCTGCTTGCCGATCGCCAGGTTCGTTACGCTCAGGGCGCCCTGCCGGTGGGCCGTGCCGATGCAGTCCGCACCGGTGTCGCCGCCGCCGATGACGATGACGTGCTTGCCCTCGGCCGTCAGCTGGTTGTCGACCCGGGTGCCCGCGTTCGCCTTGTTCTGCTGCACGAGGTAGTCCATCGCGAAGTGCACGCCCTCGAGGTCCCGGCCCGGGATCGGCAGGTCGCGCGGCACGGTGGCGCCGGTCGCGACCACGACGGCGTCGTAGCGCGACTTCAGGTCGTCCCAGGTGATGTCCCGCCCGATCTCGACCCCGGCACGGAACCGGGTGCCTTCGGCCTGCATCTGGGCGAGGCGCGCGTCGATCTGGCGCTTCTCCATCTTGAAGTCCGGGATGCCGTAGCGGAGCAGGCCGCCGATGCGGTCGTCCCGCTCGTAGACGGCGACGGTGTGCCCGGCGCGCGTGAGCTGCTGCGCGGCGGCGAGCCCGGCCGGACCGGACCCGACGACGGCGACGGTCTTGCCGGTCAGGCGCTCCGGCGGGTGCGGCGTGACCCAGCCCTGCTGGAACGCCTCGTCGATGATCGAGACCTCGACCTGCTTGATCGTCACCGGGGGCTGGTTGATGCCGAGCACGCAGGACGCCTCGCACGGAGCCGGGCACAGGCGGCCGGTGAACTCCGGGAAGTTGTTCGTGGCGTGCAGGCGCTCGATGGCCTGGCGGCCCTCGCCCCGCCAGGTCAGGTCGTTCCACTCCGGGATGAGGTTGCCGAGCGGGCAGCCCTGGTGGCAGAACGGCACGCCGCAGTCCATGCAGCGGCCGGCCTGGCGCTTGAGCGCGCCGGACTCCTGCTGCTCGTAGACCTCTTTCCAGTCCATGAGCCGCACGGGTACGGGTCGTCGGGCCGGGAGCTCGCGCTCCTGGACCTTGAGGAAGCCCTTCGGGTCAGCCACGGGTCGCCTCCGTCGTGTCGTTGCTGGTCGTGGTCGGTGGTGCGGGGTGCGTGCCGTGCTCAGCCACCGGTCACCTCGAGGATCCGGTTCCAGACCACGTCGCCGTCGGGGTCGAGCCCCTCGTCGACCGCCTGCTTGCGGGTCTCGAGCACCGCCGCGTAGTCACGCGGCAGCACCTTGACGAACTCGCTCAGGTCGCCGGCCGCGAGCAGGTCCGCCGCGAGGGTCGACCCCGTCTCGTCGGCGTGCCGGGTGAGCAGGTCGGTCACGATCTCGACGTCGGCGCTGTCGAGGGGCTCCAGCCGGAGTTCCCCGGTCGCGAGGGCGTCCGTGTTGACGTGCTCCTCGCGCAGGCCGCGGACGTACGCGGTCCCGCCGGACATGCCGGCGCCGAGGTTCCGACCGGTCTCGCCGAGGATGAGCGCGAGGCCACCCGTCATGTACTCGAGCGCGTGGTCGCCCACGCCCTCGACGACGGCGGTGGCACCCGAGTTGCGGACCAGGAAGCGCTCCCCCACGATGCCGCGGATGAACATGCTGCCCTGCGTCGCCCCGTAGCCGATGACGTTGCCGGCGATGACGTTCTCGGCCGGGTCGAAGCCGGAGCCCGCGTCCGGCCGCACGACGATCTCGCCGCCGGACAGGCCCTTGCCGACGTAGTCGTTGCTGTCGCCGACGAGCCGCAGCGTGACGCCGGCGGGCAGGAACGCACCGAGCGACTGCCCGGCGGAACCGCGGAGCGTGATGTCGATCGAACCGTTCGGCAGCCCGTGCTCGCCGTGGCGGCGGGTGACCTCGTGGCCGAGCATCGTGCCGACCGCGCGCTCCGTGTTCCGGATCGGCAGGTCGAGCGCGATCGAGCCGCCGTGGTCGAGGACGTCGGCCGTCTGCTCGATGAGCTGCACGTCGAAGTGCTGCTCGAGCTCGTGGTCCTGCGCGCGGTGGTGCCGGCGGGGCTCGGACGCGTCGAAGTGCGGTCCGGTGAGCACCGGGCCGAGGTCGAGGCCGGAGGCCTTCCAGTGCTCGAGTGCACGGTCGACGTCGAGCACGTCGGACTGGCCGATGGCCTCGTCGAGCGTGCGGAAGCCGAGCTCGGCGAGGAGCTCACGGACCTCCTGTGCGATGAACTCGAAGAAGTTCACGACGAACTCGGGCTTGCCCGAGAAGCGCTTGCGGAGCTCCGGGTTCTGCGTCGCGACGCCCACCGGGCAGGTGTCGAGGTGGCAGACACGCATGAGGATGCAGCCCTCGACCACGAGCGGCGCGGTGGCGAAGCCGTACTCCTCGGCCCCGAGGAGCGCGGCGACGACGACGTCGCGACCGGTCTTCATCTGGCCGTCGACCTGCACGACGACGCGGTCGCGCATGCCGTTCAGCATGAGCGTCTGCTGCGTCTCGGCGAGACCGATCTCCCACGGCGTGCCGGCGTGCTTGAGCGAGTTGAGCGGTGACGCCCCCGTCCCGCCGTCGTGACCGGAGACGAGCACGACGTCGGCCAGGGCCTTCGTCACGCCGGCGGCGACCGCGCCGATGCCGGACTGGCTCACCAGCTTCACGTGGACGCGGGCGGCGGGGTTCGCGCGCTTCACGTCGAAGATCAGCTGCTTGAGGTCCTCGATCGAGTAGATGTCATGGTGCGGGGGCGGCGAGATGAGCCCGACGCCCGCGGTGGCGTGCCGGGTCCGGGCCACCCACGGGTAGACCTTGGTCGGCGGCAGCTGGCCGCCCTCGCCGGGCTTCGCACCCTGGGCCATCTTCAGCTGGATGTCCGTGGCGTGCGTCAGGTACATGCTCGTCACGCCGAACCGGCCCGACGCCACCTGCTTGATGGCGCTGCGGCGCTCCGGGTCGAGCAGGCGGTCGACGTCCTCGCCGCCCTCACCGGTGTTCGAGCGTCCGCCGAGGCGGTTCATCGCGATGGCGAGCGTCTCGTGGGCCTCCTTCGAGATCGACCCGTAGGACATGGCACCGGTGTTGAACCGTTGCACGATCGACTCGATCGGCTCGACGTCGTCGAGCGCGATCGGCGGGCGG includes:
- the pyk gene encoding pyruvate kinase, whose translation is MRRAKIVSTLGPATSEYETVKEIIEAGVDVARLNLSHGDYSVHEANYVNVRRAAEELGKPVAILVDLQGPKIRLAKFADGPHELAVGDVFTITTEDVPGTKEICGTTFKGLPQDVEPGDPLLIDDGRVRLRVLDTDGVRVRTEVVVAGTVSNNKGINLPGVAVNVPALSEKDEADLRWAIRQGADLIALSFVRNAADVDRAHEIMDEEGKRLPVIAKVEKPQAVDALEEIIDAFDSIMVARGDLGVELPLEAVPIVQKRAVELSRRMAKPVIVATQMLESMISSPIPTRAETSDVANAVLDGADAVMLSGETSVGEYPVQTVRTMARIVESTEDHGLERIAPLGTKPRTLGGAITLAAVEIAEFTEASYLCVFTESGDSARRMSRLRHGLPIIAFTPNEATRRRMALTWGVRSFLVERKTHTDELFSQVDDVLLENGLAAPGDRVIVTAGSPPGIEGSTNDLRVHRVGDAHAEAAPAYVRD
- a CDS encoding glutamate synthase subunit beta, translating into MADPKGFLKVQERELPARRPVPVRLMDWKEVYEQQESGALKRQAGRCMDCGVPFCHQGCPLGNLIPEWNDLTWRGEGRQAIERLHATNNFPEFTGRLCPAPCEASCVLGINQPPVTIKQVEVSIIDEAFQQGWVTPHPPERLTGKTVAVVGSGPAGLAAAQQLTRAGHTVAVYERDDRIGGLLRYGIPDFKMEKRQIDARLAQMQAEGTRFRAGVEIGRDITWDDLKSRYDAVVVATGATVPRDLPIPGRDLEGVHFAMDYLVQQNKANAGTRVDNQLTAEGKHVIVIGGGDTGADCIGTAHRQGALSVTNLAIGKQPPLERPSEQPWPMFPTVFEVTSAHEEGGERHFLASTVEFLANEAGEVRALRVAETEYLDGRRVPKAGTEREIPADLVLIAMGFTGPESETIEPQLGLPTTVSGAIDRRPDYATNEPGVFVAGDAGRGQSLIVWAIAEGRAAAAKVDEYLEGSTILPAPVKATDRAISV